A single Flavobacterium sp. 1 DNA region contains:
- a CDS encoding TonB-dependent siderophore receptor yields the protein MKINIAIVLLLLFTAFSSYSQDTLREIKVQSKRKSLQKSYTLTGNTTLITKNELLKAACCNLAESFETNPSIDVNFSDALTGTKQIKMLGLTSPYLLMTQENVPSVRGASQAYGLSFTPGPWIESIQITKGAGSVVNGFESISGQINTELVKPLTEVPVLLNVYGSTDSRFELNANLNAKLSDKWATSLLLHGNIRDSKMDKNEDGFLDNPLQKQINLLNRYQYYNAETGWVSFINFQFMDDAKLMGQLDFNPDTDKGTTNHWRSEIDTKKIDISTKTGYVFKDMPFQSIGFQNAFSSYNQNSYFGLNGYNIRQNSFYSNLIFNSIINNEKNKFATGLNFTYDNYSEFVNATDYSRIDNTVGAFFEYTFDNQDNFSLILGGRVDYGNRLGVFATPRLHMKYNPWEKGVLRASVGRGKRPANIFAENQNLFASSRTFDVVNAGGKLYGLDPEIAWNYGLSFMQGFKLFNRNGDVTADFYRTNFQNQIVVDIMQSPQQVVFHNLDGDSYANSFQLEFNYELAKHLELRSAYKYYDIKTDYLSGKFQRPLQAAHRFFENLGYKTDLLDKGQQWKFDFTYNWIGEQQLPYTASNPVAYQLSNQSPAYSLMNAQITRTFSDTFEVYVGGENIGNYTQSQAIVDSQNPFGSNFDATILYAPVFGQMYYAGLRFKIR from the coding sequence ATGAAAATAAATATAGCAATAGTTTTGTTGCTCTTGTTTACGGCCTTTAGTTCCTACTCGCAAGATACTTTGAGGGAAATTAAAGTACAATCTAAACGCAAGAGCCTTCAAAAATCATATACTCTTACCGGTAATACAACACTGATTACCAAAAATGAACTGCTCAAAGCTGCCTGTTGTAATCTGGCCGAAAGTTTTGAGACAAACCCTTCGATAGATGTTAATTTTTCGGATGCTTTAACTGGTACAAAGCAAATCAAAATGTTAGGTTTGACAAGCCCTTATTTGTTGATGACTCAAGAAAATGTTCCTTCCGTTAGAGGAGCTTCACAAGCGTACGGGCTTTCTTTTACGCCTGGACCTTGGATCGAGAGTATCCAAATTACCAAAGGGGCTGGAAGCGTGGTGAACGGCTTCGAAAGTATTTCGGGGCAAATTAATACTGAATTGGTAAAACCATTAACCGAAGTTCCTGTTTTGTTAAACGTTTACGGTTCTACAGATTCCCGGTTTGAGCTAAATGCCAATCTTAATGCGAAATTATCTGATAAATGGGCAACTAGCTTATTGCTGCATGGCAATATTCGAGATTCTAAAATGGATAAAAACGAGGATGGTTTCTTGGATAATCCGTTGCAGAAACAAATCAATCTGCTTAATCGCTATCAATATTATAATGCAGAAACGGGCTGGGTTAGTTTTATTAATTTCCAATTTATGGATGATGCTAAGCTAATGGGGCAGCTGGATTTTAATCCTGATACTGATAAAGGAACAACTAATCATTGGAGGTCTGAAATCGATACTAAAAAGATCGATATTTCCACAAAAACAGGCTATGTCTTTAAGGATATGCCATTTCAAAGTATTGGTTTTCAAAATGCTTTTTCAAGCTATAATCAGAATTCTTATTTTGGGCTGAATGGTTACAATATCAGGCAAAACAGTTTTTATTCGAACCTGATTTTTAATTCAATTATTAACAATGAAAAAAACAAGTTTGCTACGGGCTTGAATTTCACTTATGATAATTATTCTGAGTTTGTGAATGCAACAGATTATAGCAGAATTGATAATACTGTTGGCGCTTTCTTCGAATATACTTTTGATAACCAAGACAATTTTAGTCTGATTCTTGGCGGGAGGGTTGATTATGGAAATCGTTTGGGAGTTTTTGCCACGCCAAGACTGCACATGAAATATAATCCTTGGGAGAAGGGTGTCCTGAGAGCTTCGGTCGGCAGGGGAAAACGTCCCGCTAATATATTTGCTGAAAATCAAAATCTATTTGCCAGCTCCAGAACTTTTGATGTTGTAAACGCTGGAGGTAAATTGTATGGTTTGGATCCGGAGATTGCTTGGAATTACGGCTTAAGCTTTATGCAGGGATTCAAATTGTTTAACAGAAATGGAGATGTGACAGCTGATTTTTATAGAACCAATTTTCAAAATCAAATAGTAGTGGATATTATGCAAAGTCCGCAGCAGGTTGTTTTTCATAATCTGGATGGGGATTCGTATGCAAATAGTTTTCAATTGGAGTTTAATTACGAATTAGCCAAGCATTTGGAACTGCGTTCAGCGTACAAATACTATGATATCAAAACGGATTATTTGTCGGGTAAGTTTCAAAGACCATTGCAGGCAGCGCATCGTTTTTTTGAAAATTTAGGTTATAAAACTGATCTTCTTGACAAAGGGCAACAATGGAAATTTGATTTTACCTACAATTGGATTGGAGAACAGCAATTGCCATATACGGCTTCAAATCCTGTTGCTTATCAACTCTCAAATCAGTCTCCTGCTTATTCTTTGATGAATGCCCAAATTACTAGAACTTTTTCTGATACTTTTGAAGTGTATGTGGGAGGGGAAAATATTGGAAATTATACTCAAAGTCAAGCTATAGTGGATTCGCAAAACCCTTTTGGTTCCAATTTTGATGCGACTATTTTATATGCGCCAGTATTTGGGCAAATGTATTATGCAGGCTTGAGGTTTAAAATTAGATAG
- a CDS encoding MBL fold metallo-hydrolase RNA specificity domain-containing protein encodes MKITCIGGVGTVTGSKTLVESNGVRILIDCGQFQGLKSLRELNWEPLPILPSTIDFVLLTHGHLDHCGWLPRLVNQGFTGKIYCTSPTAAVAKLILLDSAKIQEEDAKMANEGKFSKHEIAEPLYTVVQAEKVFPHFRIIQPNVSIALDAEIEAVFTTAGHILGACTIELQLEKKVVVFSGDIGRDNDVLMFPPTKPKKADYIFLECTYGNRLHPDINPKEELEMYINTAVHNGGTIIIPSFAVERAQSVMYLLWQLKEEDRIPDIPYIIDTPMGISMLELFVNHRKWHRLNEKEFTEMCKMFTIISDYQETVDTIYNKQPKVVIAASGMVTGGRVLSYLEHYIQLPETTVIIIGYQGEGTRGRKMLEGATDIKIRGRYFEVKAKIVGIEGLSAHGDQKDLINWLSDLEEKPKKIFLVHGENEPADELRVKIQEKYDFECMVPLMGQVFEL; translated from the coding sequence ATGAAAATCACATGTATTGGCGGTGTAGGCACGGTAACAGGATCCAAAACGTTGGTAGAGAGTAATGGTGTTAGAATTTTGATAGACTGCGGACAATTTCAAGGATTAAAATCTTTGCGGGAGCTTAATTGGGAACCGTTGCCTATTTTACCCTCTACTATAGATTTTGTTTTGTTAACCCACGGACATTTAGATCATTGCGGCTGGTTGCCTCGATTGGTAAATCAAGGATTTACTGGTAAAATATATTGTACCAGCCCCACTGCCGCAGTTGCTAAATTGATTCTTTTGGATAGTGCCAAAATTCAAGAAGAAGATGCTAAGATGGCAAATGAAGGAAAGTTTTCTAAGCATGAAATAGCCGAACCATTATACACAGTGGTTCAAGCCGAAAAAGTTTTTCCTCATTTTAGAATAATTCAGCCCAACGTGAGTATTGCTTTGGATGCCGAAATTGAGGCTGTTTTTACTACCGCAGGACACATTCTAGGAGCGTGTACAATTGAACTTCAGCTAGAAAAAAAAGTGGTCGTTTTTTCGGGAGATATTGGTCGGGACAATGATGTATTGATGTTTCCGCCAACAAAGCCCAAAAAGGCAGATTATATTTTTCTTGAATGCACCTACGGTAACCGGCTTCATCCAGATATTAATCCCAAAGAGGAGTTGGAAATGTATATTAATACTGCCGTACATAATGGAGGGACTATCATAATTCCGAGTTTTGCAGTAGAACGTGCCCAAAGCGTAATGTATTTGCTCTGGCAATTGAAAGAAGAAGACAGGATTCCTGATATTCCTTATATTATTGATACTCCAATGGGAATTAGCATGTTGGAACTTTTTGTGAATCATAGAAAATGGCATCGGTTAAATGAAAAAGAATTTACTGAGATGTGTAAAATGTTTACCATAATTTCAGATTATCAAGAAACAGTTGATACGATTTATAATAAACAGCCAAAAGTAGTAATTGCAGCGAGTGGTATGGTTACTGGCGGTAGGGTTTTGAGTTATTTGGAGCATTACATTCAATTGCCCGAAACGACAGTAATTATTATTGGTTACCAAGGCGAAGGAACTCGGGGAAGAAAGATGTTAGAAGGAGCAACGGATATAAAAATACGCGGAAGATATTTTGAAGTAAAGGCCAAAATTGTGGGAATAGAAGGGTTATCGGCTCATGGAGATCAAAAAGATTTGATTAATTGGCTTTCAGATTTAGAAGAAAAACCCAAAAAAATCTTTTTGGTACACGGAGAAAATGAACCTGCCGATGAACTTAGAGTGAAAATACAAGAAAAATATGATTTTGAATGTATGGTTCCATTGATGGGGCAGGTCTTTGAATTATAG
- a CDS encoding restriction endonuclease, with product MKIVKHSGAIVDFNRAKLKQSLLKSGAASAVVDDILQLIEKDIHDGISTKHIFKTAFRLLKKTSNSNAARYNLREAIRLLGPSGFFFEKFIARLFTSEHYETKVNLILRGKCVSHEIDVLVKNNNGIAMVECKFHVGKDVATDVKVPMYILSRFNDLKEAKHEIFSRSDTISKCWIVTNNRFTSDAVDFAKCSGLNLLSWDYPKTDNLKTKISNRQLYPITCLTTLTLSEKEKLLILDIILVREIVNNSNDLERIGLSPNRIKNVMKEALELCRLM from the coding sequence ATGAAAATTGTAAAACATTCTGGTGCTATTGTTGATTTTAATCGTGCAAAATTAAAACAGTCTCTGCTAAAATCTGGAGCGGCATCTGCAGTAGTTGACGATATTTTGCAGCTTATTGAAAAAGATATTCATGATGGAATTTCTACAAAGCATATTTTTAAAACGGCTTTTAGACTTCTTAAAAAAACTTCCAATTCGAATGCAGCTCGATATAATTTAAGAGAAGCTATTCGATTATTGGGTCCTTCAGGTTTTTTTTTCGAAAAATTCATTGCCAGACTCTTTACTTCGGAACATTATGAAACTAAAGTTAATTTGATTTTGCGGGGCAAATGTGTTTCGCATGAAATAGATGTTTTGGTTAAGAATAATAATGGTATTGCCATGGTCGAGTGTAAATTTCATGTAGGAAAGGATGTTGCTACCGATGTGAAAGTGCCTATGTATATTTTGTCTCGTTTTAATGATTTAAAAGAGGCAAAGCATGAGATATTTTCCAGAAGTGATACTATTTCTAAATGTTGGATTGTTACCAATAACCGTTTTACCTCAGATGCTGTTGATTTTGCCAAATGTTCAGGTCTCAATTTGCTGAGCTGGGACTATCCGAAAACCGATAATTTAAAAACTAAAATCAGCAATCGTCAGTTGTATCCCATAACTTGTTTAACGACATTAACTCTTTCGGAAAAAGAAAAATTATTGATCTTGGATATTATTTTAGTTCGCGAGATTGTCAATAATAGCAACGATTTGGAAAGAATAGGTTTGAGTCCAAATCGTATTAAAAATGTAATGAAAGAAGCTTTAGAGTTGTGTAGGCTTATGTAA
- a CDS encoding exosortase F system-associated protein yields the protein MLNKVLQNKTSIFFTLVLVSLLMLVRAFESELFYDPFLVYFNGDYLKLPLPEFNSGLLFLGLLFRFSINTVFSLGILYLLFKDREMISFAAVLYVLLFVILIVAFFSIIYFFKSDQNLILFYVRRFLIQPLFVIVFIPAFYFQKLKK from the coding sequence ATGCTAAATAAAGTGCTTCAAAATAAAACCAGTATTTTTTTTACACTTGTATTAGTGTCTTTGCTGATGCTTGTAAGAGCTTTTGAAAGTGAATTATTTTATGACCCCTTTTTGGTCTATTTTAATGGAGATTATTTGAAATTGCCTTTGCCTGAGTTTAATTCAGGATTGCTGTTTTTAGGATTATTGTTTCGGTTTTCTATAAATACTGTTTTTTCGTTAGGGATACTTTATTTGCTATTTAAGGATAGAGAAATGATTTCATTTGCTGCTGTTTTGTATGTTTTGCTTTTTGTGATTCTAATAGTTGCTTTCTTTTCTATTATTTACTTTTTTAAAAGTGATCAAAATTTAATCCTTTTTTACGTGAGGCGCTTTTTGATTCAGCCTTTGTTTGTAATTGTTTTTATTCCAGCATTTTATTTTCAGAAACTGAAAAAATAA
- the xrtF gene encoding exosortase family protein XrtF codes for MLTFLYQFFLNGFGDNTVDTITQVVAQNSEKVISWFFMRIQAESVVNEPFVRMYFQNEYIVRIVEGCNGISVIILFISFIAAFSGSLKNTLLFILGGTVLIYILNVLRIALLIVLMYYFPEIKHLLHGVLFPAIIYGTVFILWVIWVNKFSKYAK; via the coding sequence TTGCTAACGTTCCTCTATCAGTTTTTTTTGAATGGTTTCGGAGATAATACGGTAGATACAATAACACAAGTAGTTGCTCAAAATTCTGAAAAAGTGATTTCATGGTTTTTTATGCGTATTCAAGCTGAAAGTGTTGTTAACGAACCTTTTGTTAGGATGTATTTTCAAAATGAATATATTGTTCGTATAGTGGAAGGCTGTAATGGAATAAGTGTTATTATTTTATTTATTTCTTTTATTGCTGCTTTCTCAGGAAGTTTAAAGAATACTTTGCTTTTTATTTTGGGCGGAACAGTATTGATTTATATTCTAAATGTATTGCGTATTGCCCTCTTGATAGTTTTGATGTATTATTTTCCTGAAATAAAGCATTTACTTCATGGTGTTTTATTTCCAGCGATAATTTATGGAACGGTCTTTATTTTATGGGTAATTTGGGTTAATAAATTTTCGAAATATGCTAAATAA
- a CDS encoding GAF domain-containing protein has translation MTFQELQPKVTEITANTTLSRDEKLLSICQLLSDSISYYNWVGFYFANHETKTLHLGPYVGAETDHTVIPFGKGICGQVAVSNNNFVVPDVSAQDNYIACSFTVKSEIVVPLFVNGENIGQIDIDSHVIDPFTEEDERFLEFVNEEIAKLF, from the coding sequence ATGACTTTTCAAGAATTACAGCCGAAAGTAACTGAAATAACAGCAAACACAACACTTAGCAGAGACGAAAAGCTTTTGTCCATCTGTCAGCTCTTGAGTGATTCCATTTCTTACTACAACTGGGTAGGCTTTTATTTTGCCAATCACGAGACCAAAACACTGCATCTTGGTCCTTATGTAGGTGCCGAAACCGATCATACCGTTATTCCATTCGGAAAAGGAATCTGCGGACAAGTAGCTGTTTCCAACAATAATTTTGTCGTTCCGGATGTAAGTGCACAAGATAACTATATTGCCTGCAGTTTTACAGTAAAATCCGAAATTGTAGTGCCGCTTTTTGTAAATGGAGAAAATATTGGTCAAATTGACATTGACAGCCACGTTATCGATCCTTTTACAGAAGAAGATGAACGTTTCTTGGAATTTGTAAACGAAGAGATTGCAAAGCTGTTTTAA
- the rpsO gene encoding 30S ribosomal protein S15, whose product MYLTKEIKEEIFAKHGGKAENTGSAEGQIALFTYRISHLTEHLKKNRHDFNTERSLVLLVGKRRALLDYLKKTEINRYREIIKVLGIRK is encoded by the coding sequence ATGTATTTAACTAAAGAGATTAAAGAAGAAATCTTCGCTAAACACGGAGGAAAAGCAGAAAACACTGGATCTGCAGAAGGTCAAATCGCGTTATTCACTTACAGAATCAGCCACCTTACTGAACACTTGAAAAAAAATCGTCATGATTTCAACACTGAGCGTTCATTAGTACTGTTAGTAGGTAAAAGAAGAGCTTTGTTGGATTACTTGAAGAAAACAGAGATCAACAGATATCGTGAGATTATCAAAGTATTGGGTATTAGAAAATAA
- a CDS encoding polyribonucleotide nucleotidyltransferase: MIPQLFVEKIDLGDGRSITIETGRLAKQADGSVVVRIGKTVILGTVVSSRKASPGIDFLPLTVDYREKFAAAGRFPGGFFKREARPSDSEVLTMRLVDRVLRPLFPSDYHAEVQVMIQLMSHDEEVMPDALAGLAASAALALSDIPFETLISEARVGRIDGKFIINPSRAQLELSDIDMMIGASTDSIAMVEGEMKEISEAEMLEAIKFAHEHIKVQIAAQERLADAFGKKEVRTYETEKTDDAIYAKVKAAAYDKIYAIASKGSAKHERSAAFDAVKEEVKALFTEEELAENGDLVSKYFYKTNKEAVRNVTLDLGTRLDGRKTTEIRPIWCEVDYLPSVHGSALFTRGETQALATATLGTSREANQIDSPSEQGEEKFYLHYNFPPFSTGEARPLRGTSRREVGHGNLAQRALKNMIPAENPYTIRVVSEVLESNGSSSMATVCAGTLALMDAGIQMIRPVSGIAMGLITDGDRFAVLSDILGDEDHLGDMDFKVTGTSEGITACQMDIKIDGLKYEIMEQALAQARDGRLHILGKLLETLAKPNADVKAHSPKIITRTIPGNFIGALIGPGGKVIQELQKATGTTIVINEVDEQGVIEILGTDPAGIEAVLAKIQSITFKPQMGEAYEVKVIKMLDFGAVVEYTSAPGNEVLLHVSELAWERTENVADVVNMGDVFQVKYLGVDPKTRKEKVSRKALLQRPPREEKKE; this comes from the coding sequence ATGATTCCACAATTATTTGTAGAAAAAATCGATTTAGGTGATGGCAGAAGCATCACAATCGAGACAGGACGTCTAGCCAAACAAGCTGATGGTTCTGTAGTAGTAAGAATTGGTAAAACTGTTATTTTAGGAACAGTAGTATCGTCAAGAAAAGCAAGTCCAGGTATTGATTTTCTACCATTAACGGTAGATTATCGTGAAAAATTTGCAGCAGCAGGCCGTTTCCCAGGAGGTTTCTTCAAAAGAGAAGCACGACCTAGCGACAGCGAAGTATTAACAATGAGATTAGTTGACCGTGTTTTGCGTCCGCTTTTTCCAAGTGATTATCATGCAGAAGTTCAGGTTATGATTCAGTTAATGTCTCATGATGAAGAAGTTATGCCGGATGCATTAGCAGGATTAGCAGCTTCGGCAGCTCTTGCATTGTCTGATATTCCTTTTGAAACTTTAATTTCAGAAGCAAGAGTAGGAAGAATTGACGGTAAATTCATTATCAATCCATCTCGTGCACAATTAGAATTGTCTGATATCGACATGATGATTGGAGCTTCAACTGATTCTATCGCAATGGTAGAAGGAGAAATGAAAGAAATCTCAGAAGCTGAAATGTTAGAAGCAATTAAATTTGCTCACGAACATATTAAAGTACAAATTGCTGCACAGGAAAGATTGGCAGATGCTTTTGGAAAAAAAGAAGTTCGTACTTATGAAACTGAAAAGACTGACGATGCTATTTACGCTAAAGTAAAAGCAGCAGCTTATGATAAAATTTACGCTATTGCAAGTAAAGGTTCAGCTAAACACGAACGTTCTGCTGCATTTGATGCTGTAAAAGAAGAAGTAAAAGCATTATTTACTGAAGAAGAATTGGCAGAAAACGGAGATTTAGTTTCTAAATATTTCTACAAAACCAATAAAGAAGCAGTTCGTAATGTAACTTTAGATTTAGGAACCCGTCTTGACGGAAGAAAAACTACTGAAATCAGACCAATCTGGTGCGAAGTAGATTATTTACCATCTGTTCACGGTTCTGCATTGTTTACACGTGGAGAAACTCAAGCTTTGGCAACAGCAACTTTAGGAACTTCCAGAGAAGCAAACCAAATTGATTCACCATCTGAACAAGGAGAAGAAAAATTCTATTTACACTATAATTTCCCACCATTTTCTACAGGAGAGGCTCGTCCGTTAAGAGGAACTTCAAGAAGAGAAGTTGGTCACGGAAACTTAGCACAAAGAGCATTAAAAAACATGATTCCTGCTGAAAACCCATATACTATAAGAGTTGTTTCTGAAGTATTGGAATCAAATGGTTCGTCTTCTATGGCTACCGTTTGTGCTGGAACATTGGCTTTAATGGATGCCGGTATTCAAATGATTCGTCCAGTTTCTGGAATTGCAATGGGATTGATTACTGATGGTGATCGTTTTGCGGTTTTATCTGATATCTTGGGTGATGAAGATCATTTAGGAGATATGGATTTCAAGGTAACAGGAACTTCAGAAGGTATTACAGCTTGTCAAATGGACATCAAAATTGATGGATTGAAATATGAAATCATGGAGCAGGCTTTAGCTCAAGCTCGTGATGGACGTTTGCATATTTTAGGAAAATTACTTGAAACTCTTGCAAAACCAAACGCAGATGTTAAAGCACATTCCCCAAAAATCATTACTAGAACTATTCCTGGAAACTTTATTGGAGCATTAATCGGACCTGGTGGAAAAGTGATTCAAGAATTGCAAAAAGCTACAGGAACTACAATCGTTATCAACGAAGTGGATGAGCAAGGCGTAATCGAGATATTAGGTACAGATCCTGCAGGAATTGAAGCTGTATTAGCTAAAATCCAATCTATTACTTTCAAACCTCAAATGGGCGAAGCTTATGAAGTGAAAGTAATCAAAATGCTTGATTTTGGTGCCGTTGTAGAATACACATCTGCTCCAGGAAATGAAGTATTGCTTCACGTATCTGAACTAGCTTGGGAACGCACAGAAAACGTTGCTGATGTAGTTAATATGGGTGATGTTTTCCAAGTGAAATACTTAGGAGTTGATCCAAAAACAAGAAAAGAGAAAGTGTCCAGAAAAGCACTTTTACAAAGACCTCCGCGTGAGGAGAAAAAAGAGTAA